A part of Terriglobus roseus genomic DNA contains:
- a CDS encoding alpha/beta hydrolase → MAFGPVNMGVMAGTIQTVETLRGPAGRLEALLNVGAADAAYSAVVCHPHPPSGGTMHTKVVYHAAKAFSHFGVPVLRFNFRGTGLSEGTHDNGPGEIADVKAALDWLQHEYGLPILLAGFSFGANIGFRAACGDDRVKGLVGLGMPLQAGGRSYSYEFMAHCNQPKLLLTGAQDPFAPRLVMESYFDEAGGDTEMQWIEGAEHFFAGVPGSPQAKLDRMRLAMQDWLGRKFFGL, encoded by the coding sequence ATGGCATTCGGGCCAGTTAACATGGGTGTGATGGCCGGAACGATACAGACTGTTGAGACTCTACGCGGACCCGCGGGACGACTTGAGGCGCTGCTGAATGTGGGCGCTGCCGATGCCGCTTACAGTGCGGTGGTGTGTCATCCGCATCCTCCTTCGGGCGGCACGATGCATACGAAGGTGGTCTATCACGCGGCGAAGGCGTTCTCGCACTTCGGTGTTCCGGTGCTGCGGTTCAACTTCCGTGGAACCGGGTTGAGCGAAGGCACGCACGACAACGGACCGGGCGAGATTGCGGATGTGAAGGCTGCTCTCGATTGGCTACAGCACGAGTACGGTTTGCCGATTCTGCTGGCTGGATTTTCGTTTGGCGCAAACATCGGCTTTCGGGCGGCTTGCGGGGATGACCGGGTGAAGGGGCTGGTGGGGCTTGGGATGCCGTTGCAGGCCGGTGGCCGGAGTTACTCGTATGAGTTCATGGCGCACTGTAACCAGCCGAAGCTGCTGCTGACCGGAGCGCAGGATCCGTTTGCACCACGCCTCGTGATGGAGAGCTACTTCGATGAGGCTGGAGGCGACACCGAGATGCAGTGGATTGAGGGTGCAGAGCACTTCTTCGCTGGTGTTCCGGGATCGCCTCAAGCGAAGCTGGATCGGATGCGTCTGGCGATGCAGGATTGGCTTGGGCGGAAGTTTTTCGGGCTCTAG